From Primulina tabacum isolate GXHZ01 chromosome 2, ASM2559414v2, whole genome shotgun sequence, one genomic window encodes:
- the LOC142536726 gene encoding uncharacterized protein LOC142536726, with product MEDRSFVKKMKVGFWGRLIVIVCVWAYATAGVLPRLVKCRSPLFPLCRLPLLCPLACPRTCLMDCALCRPVCNCNVPSAVCEDPRFIGGDGITFYFHGRKDEDFCLVSDSNLHINVHFIGKRNPNLKRDFTWVQSIGVMFDSHKILVAAQKTSTWDQKVDHLVISVDDKPVSLPTVADSKWDSNNTVNELSISRTSDTNGVVIEVVDKLRITTHVVPITSQESKVYGYDINDDDCFAHLEVSFKFYNLSDVVDGVLGQTHSSTYESKIKLSAVMPVMGGTYKYKTSSIFDPNCAVSRFHSSPVLMENVGRKLTLEEFKCNGGREGKGLVCKR from the exons ATGGAAGATCGTTCATTTGTCAAGAAAATGAAAGTAGGTTTCTGGGGTCGATTGATAGTGATTGTATGTGTGTGGGCTTATGCAACAGCGGGCGTCTTACCACGATTGGTCAAATGCCGATCTCCACTTTTTCCGCTGTGTCGCCTCCCCTTGCTTTGTCCATTAGCATGTCCTCGAACTTGTTTGATGGACTGTGCTCTTTGCAGGCCTGTGTGCA ACTGCAATGTACCTAGTGCCGTATGCGAAGATCCCCGGTTCATTGGTGGAGATGGCATCACTTTCTATTTCCATGGCCGGAAAGATGAAGATTTCTGCTTAGTCTCTGATTCCAATCTTCACATCAATGTTCATTTCATCGGCAAAAGGAATCCTAACTTAAAGAGAGACTTCACTTGGGTACAATCCATTGGCGTGATGTTCGATAGCCATAAAATTCTCGTAGCTGCGCAGAAAACATCGACATGGGACCAAAAGGTCGACCATCTGGTCATATCCGTTGATGACAAGCCAGTCTCTCTCCCAACAGTCGCGGATTCCAAATGGGATTCCAACAACACGGTGAACGAACTCTCCATCTCTCGTACGTCCGACACAAATGGCGTTGTTATTGAAGTAGTCGATAAGCTAAGAATTACAACACATGTTGTCCCAATTACATCTCAAGAATCTAAAGTGTATGGCTATGacataaatgatgatgattgtttTGCACATTTGGAAGTTTCCTTCAAGTTCTACAACCTGAGCGACGTGGTCGATGGTGTTCTGGGACAGACACATAGCAGCACTTATGAAAGCAAAATCAAACTCAGTGCAGTAATGCCTGTAATGGGAGGAACTTACAAGTACAAGACCTCTAGTATTTTTGACCCCAACTGTGCCGTATCAAGATTTCACAGTTCTCCCGTTCTAATGGAAAATGTTGGTCGGAAACTGACCTTAGAGGAATTCAAGTGCAATGGTGGAAGAGAAGGGAAGGGGCTGGTTTGTAAACGCTAG
- the LOC142536729 gene encoding LOW QUALITY PROTEIN: protein DOG1-like 3 (The sequence of the model RefSeq protein was modified relative to this genomic sequence to represent the inferred CDS: deleted 2 bases in 2 codons), producing the protein MSFHSFYNTWIEQLWQLQLQLRQAPPTLTAEEHHHQLRNQVQKLMFHYEEYYRVKSSSAKNDVLSLFSAPWTSVLERSLHWIGGWRPTTAFHLIYSESSILFESHVVDILRGRGTGDLGDLSPGQFRRVSELQCETVQEENEITDELSEWQEGANYLAGTYDDIDRKIERLAGILVKADELRLKTIKNLVEMLTPKQAAEFFIGAAELHFGIRGWGLEQDRRSYIRQ; encoded by the exons ATGAGTTTCCACAGCTTCTACAACACATGGATCGAGCAGCTTTGGCAGCTACAGCTGCAGCTTCGCCAAGCGCCGCCGACGCTCACCGCAGAGGAACACCACCACCAGCTACGGAATCAGGTTCAAAAATTAATGTTTCACTACGAAGAATACTACCGAGTCAAGTCATCATCCGCCAAGAACGACGTTTTATCACTCTTTTCTGCGCCGTGGACCTCCGTCCTAGAAAGGTCGCTCCATTGGATAGGTGGGTGGCGGCCCACCACCGCATTCCACCTCATCTACTCCGAGTCTAGTATTCTTTTTGAGTCCCAC GTGGTGGATATTCTCCGTGGCCGCGGTACCGGTGACCTAGGTGATCTTTCTCCGGGACAATTCCGCCGTGTCAGTGAGCTTCAATGTGAGACTGTGCAAGAAGAGAATGAA ATAACTGACGAGCTCTCCGAGTGGCAG GAGGGTGCGAATTATCTGGCCGGAACCTACGACGACATCGACAGGAAAATTGAAAGGCTGGCCGGAATCTTGGTAAAAGCGGATGAGCTGCGGCTGAAGACTATCAAGAACTTGGTGGAGATGCTGACGCCGAAGCAGGCGGCGGAGTTCTTTATTGGCGCCGCCGAACTCCACTTTGGGATTCGTGGGTGGGGATTAGAACAAGATCGGCGATCATATATTAGGCAATAA